From a region of the Nonlabens dokdonensis DSW-6 genome:
- the mfd gene encoding transcription-repair coupling factor, with amino-acid sequence MSFTTILNKFSQATQTQSLREAVSPSQGSTTVQGLNGSSISIVLTAVFKDADKPFMLICNDKEEAAFYLNDLEKMIGEEKVLFYPGSYRRPYQIEETDNANVLLRAEVLNRINSRKKPAVIVTYPDALFEKVVTRKELEKNTLKIRVGDQISIEFANEVLFEYKFKRVDFVTEPGEFSLRGGILDVFSFSNDEPYRIEFFGNEIDSIRVFDVETQLSKEQTKKISIIPNVENKQSDEVRESFLKYLSSKTVIFSMNVDLLYGRVDSLFAKAEQAYNQLQGEIRQLTPQEIFSDSALIKSQLKEYNHLEFTTASGMIVYKTAPQPSFNKQFDLLIENLKENEERGYKNLLFCSSDQQAKRFHDIFDDMKANVQYDTVVMPLYRGFISHDLKVVCYTDHQIFDRYHKFKLKNGYAKKQAITLKELNTLEIGDYVTHIDHGIGKFGGLQKIDVNGKKQEAIKLIYGERDILYVSIHSLHKITRYSSKDGKAPKVYKLGSPAWKKLKAKTKTKVKQIAFDLIKLYAKRRAQKGFQYAPDGYLQNELEASFIYEDTPDQSTATEDVKKDMESDRPMDRLVCGDVGFGKTEVAIRAAFKAAVNGKQVAVLVPTTILAFQHAKTFRERLADLPVKVDYLNRFRTAKERKGVLAGLEDGSIDIVIGTHQLVSKSIVFKDLGLLIIDEEQKFGVAVKDKLKTLKENIDTLTLTATPIPRTLQFSLMAARDLSVIKTPPPNRHPVETKVVRFSEETIRDAVSYEISRGGQVFFVHNRIENIKEVAGMIQRSVPDAKIGIGHGQLDGKKLEDLMLAFINGEFDVLVSTTIIESGLDVPNANTIFINNANNFGLSDLHQMRGRVGRSNKKAFCYFITPPYEVMTEDARKRIQALEMFSELGSGFNIAMKDLEIRGSGDILGGEQSGFINEIGFDTYQKILSEAITELKENEFADLYETNEKEKKHVTEVTIDSDFELLFPDDYINSITERLALYAKLNEVEDEKGLEVYRNELIDRFGELPEEAEQLLTSVKIKWIATRLGLEKIVMKQGKFIGYFVSDQQSGFYQSESFGKVLKAVQNNPKILRMKEKQTRSGLRLLLTVENVRNVDRVYQILNAIMPAAQEVS; translated from the coding sequence ATGAGTTTTACTACTATTCTGAATAAATTTTCACAAGCTACACAAACGCAAAGCTTGCGAGAAGCTGTGTCCCCATCTCAAGGATCGACTACAGTTCAAGGACTTAACGGAAGTTCTATTTCCATAGTTTTAACAGCTGTTTTTAAAGATGCTGATAAGCCTTTCATGCTTATTTGTAATGATAAGGAAGAGGCCGCTTTTTATCTCAACGACTTAGAAAAAATGATAGGCGAGGAGAAAGTCCTCTTCTATCCAGGCAGTTACCGACGTCCTTATCAAATTGAAGAGACTGATAATGCAAACGTATTGCTGCGTGCTGAGGTTTTGAACCGCATCAACTCACGCAAGAAACCTGCGGTTATTGTTACCTATCCAGACGCTCTTTTTGAAAAAGTAGTAACGCGTAAAGAATTAGAAAAAAACACTCTTAAAATAAGGGTAGGCGATCAAATATCAATCGAGTTTGCAAATGAGGTGCTGTTTGAGTACAAATTTAAACGTGTTGATTTTGTAACTGAGCCAGGGGAATTTTCGTTGCGAGGTGGAATTTTAGACGTATTTTCCTTTTCAAATGATGAACCATATCGCATTGAATTTTTTGGAAATGAGATTGATTCCATACGTGTTTTTGATGTAGAAACTCAACTTTCAAAAGAACAGACGAAGAAAATTTCCATCATTCCAAATGTAGAAAACAAACAGTCTGATGAGGTACGAGAGAGCTTTTTAAAATACCTATCAAGCAAGACAGTGATCTTCTCGATGAATGTAGATTTATTATATGGTCGTGTGGATTCGCTTTTCGCGAAAGCGGAACAAGCATACAACCAGCTGCAAGGAGAAATACGCCAGTTAACGCCACAGGAGATATTTAGTGATAGTGCCTTGATCAAATCACAACTCAAAGAATACAACCACTTAGAATTCACAACGGCCAGCGGAATGATTGTTTATAAAACAGCACCGCAGCCATCTTTTAACAAACAGTTTGATTTACTGATTGAGAATTTAAAGGAAAACGAAGAAAGGGGTTATAAAAACTTGCTCTTTTGTAGTAGTGACCAGCAAGCAAAACGTTTTCACGATATCTTTGATGATATGAAGGCAAACGTGCAATACGATACGGTTGTCATGCCTTTATATCGAGGCTTCATAAGTCATGATTTAAAAGTAGTTTGTTATACCGATCATCAAATTTTTGACCGTTACCATAAGTTCAAATTAAAGAATGGTTATGCCAAAAAGCAGGCCATTACCTTAAAGGAACTGAATACCCTAGAAATAGGCGATTATGTTACACATATCGATCATGGAATAGGGAAATTCGGTGGGCTTCAAAAAATTGATGTCAACGGTAAAAAGCAAGAAGCAATTAAATTGATTTACGGTGAGCGTGATATTCTTTATGTTTCTATTCACTCGTTGCATAAGATTACTCGTTACAGCAGTAAAGATGGTAAAGCGCCTAAGGTTTATAAATTAGGTAGTCCAGCATGGAAAAAGCTCAAGGCAAAAACAAAGACTAAAGTCAAGCAAATCGCCTTTGACTTAATAAAATTATATGCAAAACGTCGTGCACAAAAAGGTTTTCAGTACGCTCCAGATGGGTATTTACAAAATGAGTTAGAGGCCAGTTTTATCTATGAAGACACTCCAGATCAAAGCACTGCGACTGAAGATGTAAAAAAGGATATGGAAAGCGATCGTCCTATGGATCGATTGGTTTGTGGTGACGTAGGATTTGGAAAAACTGAGGTAGCCATACGTGCCGCTTTTAAAGCAGCTGTGAATGGTAAGCAAGTCGCGGTTCTAGTTCCTACGACCATTCTAGCCTTTCAACACGCTAAGACTTTTAGAGAACGCCTTGCAGACCTTCCCGTGAAAGTGGATTACTTAAACCGATTTAGAACTGCAAAAGAACGAAAAGGGGTTCTTGCAGGACTAGAAGATGGTTCTATTGATATTGTGATAGGGACACATCAACTCGTTAGTAAATCCATCGTATTTAAAGATCTCGGATTACTTATTATTGATGAAGAACAAAAATTTGGCGTAGCAGTAAAGGACAAACTCAAAACACTTAAGGAAAATATAGATACACTTACACTTACGGCAACTCCTATACCTCGAACCTTGCAGTTTTCTCTCATGGCAGCACGAGATTTAAGTGTGATAAAAACGCCGCCACCTAATAGGCATCCGGTAGAGACTAAGGTAGTGCGTTTTAGTGAAGAAACCATACGTGATGCAGTCAGTTATGAAATCTCTCGCGGTGGTCAAGTATTCTTTGTCCACAATCGTATTGAAAATATTAAAGAAGTTGCTGGGATGATACAACGATCTGTTCCAGATGCAAAAATAGGTATCGGTCATGGGCAGTTAGACGGTAAAAAGTTGGAGGATTTAATGCTTGCTTTTATCAATGGAGAGTTTGATGTTTTAGTATCAACGACTATAATTGAAAGTGGTCTCGATGTACCTAATGCAAATACTATTTTTATCAATAATGCAAACAACTTCGGCTTATCAGATTTACACCAGATGCGTGGTAGAGTAGGACGTAGTAACAAAAAAGCATTTTGCTATTTCATCACGCCACCTTATGAAGTGATGACTGAAGATGCTCGCAAGCGTATTCAAGCTTTAGAAATGTTCTCAGAATTAGGTAGTGGTTTTAATATTGCTATGAAGGATCTGGAGATACGCGGTTCTGGAGATATTTTAGGAGGAGAACAAAGTGGTTTTATAAACGAAATAGGTTTTGATACCTATCAAAAGATCTTAAGTGAAGCAATTACGGAGCTTAAAGAAAACGAATTTGCAGACCTGTATGAAACTAATGAAAAAGAAAAGAAACATGTTACAGAGGTAACCATAGATTCTGATTTTGAATTGTTATTTCCAGACGATTATATCAATTCCATTACAGAGCGACTGGCTCTTTATGCCAAACTCAATGAAGTAGAAGATGAGAAAGGACTTGAAGTCTATAGAAATGAGTTAATAGATCGCTTTGGCGAGTTGCCAGAAGAGGCAGAGCAATTACTTACCAGTGTAAAAATTAAATGGATTGCGACTCGATTAGGTTTGGAGAAAATTGTCATGAAGCAAGGTAAGTTTATAGGGTATTTTGTTTCAGATCAACAAAGTGGTTTTTACCAGAGCGAGTCTTTTGGAAAGGTTTTAAAAGCGGTTCAAAATAATCCGAAGATTTTGCGCATGAAAGAAAAGCAAACTCGTTCAGGTCTACGTTTGCTTCTCACGGTAGAAAACGTGCGTAATGTAGATCGTGTGTATCAAATTTTAAACGCCATTATGCCAGCTGCACAAGAGGTAAGTTAG
- a CDS encoding dihydrolipoyl dehydrogenase family protein, whose amino-acid sequence MKKFDVFIFGTGTAGKLVANTCKDAGKSVAIIDNREYGGTCSQRGCDPKKLILSSVEAFDHAQNMKNDGISGSVELDWRAALNYAGRYTSDIPDNTENNLKSNGITCLHGEATFLDSNTVLLEGEKYQASHFVIATGMQTLSLGIPGEEFMLTSDDFFTLKDVPEKVVFVGAGYIGMEFGQMLARAGSKVTLIEKGDQVLGPFEEFTANFIEKASKELGIQIIKNAQASSVEEKEGRFIVNYSKEDGMHQITTDCVFNTAGRVPSIEALNLEKASVLTDKRGVVVNEYLQSTTQPHIYACGDVSSKNLPLTPLSGIEASIVAKNILGEKTKLDIPAIPSTAFTIPQCSGIGLTEAQAKELHKEFEIIEKDASEWFNNQRINASFYAYKIITDKKTGLILGAHIAGPEASEQINMFAIAMKAGMTFKELRKTIFNYPSWGNDLRSM is encoded by the coding sequence ATGAAGAAATTTGATGTTTTTATTTTTGGTACTGGAACGGCTGGCAAATTAGTGGCAAATACTTGTAAAGACGCTGGTAAGAGCGTTGCGATAATCGATAACAGAGAATATGGCGGTACTTGCTCACAACGTGGTTGCGATCCTAAAAAGCTAATTTTATCTTCTGTTGAAGCATTTGATCATGCTCAAAACATGAAAAATGATGGTATTTCTGGAAGTGTAGAACTGGATTGGAGAGCTGCTCTTAATTATGCTGGAAGATACACAAGTGATATACCAGATAACACTGAAAATAACCTAAAAAGTAACGGCATTACTTGCCTTCATGGCGAGGCAACCTTTCTTGATTCCAACACGGTACTCTTAGAAGGTGAAAAATATCAAGCGAGTCATTTTGTGATTGCAACTGGAATGCAAACATTATCACTGGGAATTCCTGGAGAAGAATTCATGCTTACTTCAGACGATTTCTTTACTCTTAAAGATGTACCAGAGAAAGTAGTTTTTGTAGGTGCTGGTTATATAGGGATGGAATTCGGTCAAATGCTTGCAAGAGCTGGTTCAAAAGTAACATTGATAGAAAAAGGAGATCAAGTTTTAGGACCATTTGAAGAATTTACTGCAAACTTTATAGAAAAAGCATCAAAAGAATTAGGGATTCAAATCATTAAAAACGCTCAAGCATCTAGTGTAGAAGAAAAAGAAGGCAGATTTATAGTTAATTATTCTAAAGAAGATGGAATGCACCAAATTACTACAGATTGCGTTTTTAATACCGCAGGACGAGTGCCATCTATTGAAGCATTAAACTTAGAGAAAGCAAGTGTTCTTACCGACAAAAGAGGTGTAGTCGTAAATGAATATTTACAGAGCACGACACAACCTCATATTTATGCTTGCGGTGATGTATCCAGCAAGAATTTACCGCTTACACCTTTAAGCGGTATAGAAGCTAGCATCGTTGCAAAAAATATATTGGGCGAGAAAACCAAGCTAGACATACCAGCAATACCAAGTACAGCTTTTACCATACCTCAATGTTCAGGTATAGGATTAACAGAGGCTCAAGCAAAAGAACTTCATAAAGAGTTTGAAATAATTGAAAAAGACGCCAGTGAATGGTTTAATAATCAAAGAATTAACGCCTCTTTTTATGCTTATAAAATCATTACTGATAAGAAAACTGGTTTAATTCTAGGAGCTCATATTGCTGGTCCAGAAGCAAGCGAACAAATTAATATGTTTGCCATCGCCATGAAAGCAGGAATGACTTTTAAAGAGTTGAGAAAAACTATATTTAATTATCCTAGTTGGGGTAATGATTTAAGGAGTATGTAA
- the pdeM gene encoding ligase-associated DNA damage response endonuclease PdeM — translation MALEIKLQDQTFQLHSSGACYWLEQDVVLLADVHLGKSAHFRRHGMAVPSQADDQEFDKLNQVIEEFQPSRLWFLGDLFHSYKNAEWHFFEQWLRSQEIEIALVMGNHDVISRDSFERLGMKTYDALQMGNLFLTHHPEEVDGKFNIAGHVHPSVKLKGAGRQKVKLSCFFCTEYGMILPAFGDFTGTYSLQPKKGNRIFVIADDEVVELK, via the coding sequence TTGGCTTTAGAAATAAAACTCCAAGATCAAACCTTTCAATTGCACAGCAGTGGCGCGTGTTATTGGTTGGAGCAAGATGTGGTGCTTCTGGCCGATGTGCATCTGGGCAAAAGCGCTCATTTTAGGAGGCATGGAATGGCAGTACCATCACAGGCTGATGATCAAGAATTTGACAAGCTTAATCAGGTAATTGAAGAGTTTCAACCTTCCCGATTATGGTTTTTGGGCGACTTATTTCATTCTTATAAAAATGCAGAGTGGCACTTTTTTGAACAATGGTTGCGGTCTCAAGAAATAGAAATCGCACTTGTTATGGGAAATCATGATGTGATTTCTAGAGATTCCTTTGAACGATTAGGAATGAAAACCTATGACGCACTGCAAATGGGGAATTTATTTTTAACGCATCACCCAGAAGAGGTAGATGGAAAATTTAATATTGCTGGGCACGTTCATCCATCAGTAAAGTTGAAAGGTGCAGGTAGACAAAAAGTTAAGCTTTCTTGTTTCTTTTGTACAGAATATGGAATGATTCTGCCAGCATTTGGTGATTTTACTGGTACTTATTCCCTACAACCTAAAAAGGGAAATAGGATCTTTGTCATTGCAGATGATGAGGTCGTGGAGCTGAAATAA
- a CDS encoding TonB-dependent receptor encodes MKLVLLFCVFLSFFANSQTVTVLNEVTKEPLPSVAVYNKDKSVSTITDFDGVADLKKFSKGDRIYFQSMAFETFAINKSEIKKVGQEILMKPRSEEINPIVISASKFEQRKQDIPQKIISQSAKDVTTNNPQTSADLLQQSGQVYVQKSQQGGGSPLIRGFSTNRLLITVDGVRMNNAIFRGGNLQNVISIDPLSISRTEVILGPGSVVYGSDAIGGVMNFYTKKPQLAQDSLAFTGNALIRYATANDENTAHLDFNYGTSKFAAATSITINSFGDLVMGSHGPEEYLRNQYVARINGRDEVINNQNPERQVSTGFDQINLLQKFKYRPNQKWDFDLGIIYTATSDFDRYDILTRLDDDGNPRNAEWYYGPQTWLMGTAKATHRGNGKWYDKMIISQAFQQFEESRNDRSFREPELFQNKEQVDVFTTSVDFERRNRENNVLFYGAEFFHNRVNSVGSVFDIETEQRAPAPSRYPDNSSWRSLAAYANYQWRVDPKLVIQSGLRYNHIWLDAQFDDQFYDFPFTDANLSTGALTGALGATYLPDETWELRANFSTAFRAPNIDDKGKLFDPNPGTVIVPNPNLESEYSYNSELGVKKRIGDRFTIDVAGYYTYLKDALVPRDFQLNGQDMIVYQGELSQVQAIQNAETATVYGLEIGAQYEFNDQFRIYGHYNWLNGEQEEMDGSTVPVRHVSPNFGDLHAVFKNDKWNFDAFLVFNGQFDFEDLAPSQQSRPYLFAQDENGNPYSPRWYTFNFRSNYKINDTLTAVAIVENITDQRYRTYSSGIAAAGRNLILSLQYAF; translated from the coding sequence GTGAAATTAGTATTATTATTCTGTGTATTCTTAAGTTTTTTTGCAAACTCACAAACGGTTACCGTGTTGAATGAGGTGACAAAAGAGCCTTTGCCATCTGTTGCGGTATATAATAAAGATAAAAGTGTAAGTACCATCACTGATTTTGATGGAGTTGCTGATTTAAAAAAGTTTTCAAAAGGTGATCGCATTTATTTTCAAAGCATGGCATTTGAAACTTTTGCAATTAATAAAAGTGAGATCAAGAAAGTAGGGCAAGAAATCTTAATGAAACCAAGATCTGAAGAGATCAACCCTATTGTGATTTCGGCATCAAAATTTGAACAACGCAAGCAAGATATCCCGCAAAAGATAATATCACAAAGCGCCAAGGATGTTACAACAAATAATCCTCAAACCAGTGCAGACCTTTTGCAACAGTCTGGTCAGGTATATGTGCAAAAATCCCAACAAGGTGGTGGAAGTCCTTTAATAAGAGGTTTTTCAACTAATAGGCTATTAATTACAGTTGATGGCGTACGTATGAATAACGCCATTTTCAGAGGAGGGAATTTGCAAAACGTAATTTCTATAGATCCGTTGAGCATCTCTAGGACCGAAGTAATTTTAGGTCCAGGAAGTGTGGTTTATGGTAGCGATGCCATAGGTGGAGTGATGAATTTTTATACTAAAAAACCACAATTAGCTCAAGACTCTCTTGCCTTTACAGGTAATGCATTGATCAGGTATGCAACTGCAAACGATGAGAACACAGCACATCTCGATTTCAATTACGGGACATCTAAATTTGCCGCTGCAACCAGTATAACGATCAACTCATTTGGAGATTTAGTTATGGGATCTCATGGGCCTGAGGAATATCTACGCAATCAATATGTTGCTAGAATTAACGGTCGAGATGAGGTAATCAATAATCAGAATCCTGAAAGGCAAGTTTCAACTGGTTTTGACCAGATCAACCTACTTCAAAAGTTCAAATACCGACCTAATCAAAAGTGGGACTTTGATCTAGGTATCATTTATACTGCTACAAGCGATTTTGATAGATACGATATTTTAACTCGCTTGGATGATGATGGAAACCCTCGTAATGCAGAATGGTATTATGGACCACAAACATGGCTCATGGGAACGGCCAAAGCAACACACCGCGGTAATGGTAAATGGTACGATAAAATGATTATCTCTCAAGCTTTTCAGCAATTTGAAGAAAGTCGTAATGACAGATCATTTAGGGAACCGGAGCTTTTTCAAAATAAAGAGCAAGTAGATGTTTTTACTACCTCAGTAGACTTTGAAAGACGCAACAGAGAGAACAATGTCCTATTTTACGGTGCAGAGTTTTTTCATAATAGAGTTAATTCTGTAGGAAGCGTGTTTGATATAGAAACCGAGCAAAGAGCGCCAGCTCCTAGCAGGTATCCAGACAATTCCTCATGGCGATCTCTAGCTGCCTATGCAAATTACCAGTGGCGAGTAGACCCAAAATTAGTAATTCAATCTGGATTGCGTTACAATCATATATGGCTTGATGCACAATTTGACGATCAGTTTTATGACTTTCCATTTACAGATGCAAATTTGAGTACAGGAGCTTTAACTGGAGCTTTAGGAGCTACCTATTTGCCAGATGAGACTTGGGAACTTAGAGCAAACTTCAGCACCGCATTTAGAGCACCTAACATTGACGATAAAGGGAAATTATTTGATCCTAATCCAGGAACTGTTATTGTTCCTAATCCTAATCTCGAGTCTGAGTACTCTTATAATAGTGAGCTAGGCGTGAAAAAACGCATCGGCGACCGTTTCACCATAGACGTTGCGGGATATTACACTTATTTGAAAGATGCACTTGTCCCACGAGACTTTCAGCTTAATGGTCAAGACATGATTGTTTATCAAGGTGAGTTGAGTCAGGTGCAAGCCATTCAAAATGCCGAAACTGCTACCGTTTATGGCCTTGAAATAGGTGCGCAATACGAGTTTAACGACCAGTTTAGAATTTATGGTCACTACAACTGGCTCAATGGGGAACAAGAAGAAATGGATGGCTCTACCGTTCCAGTGCGTCACGTATCGCCTAATTTTGGAGATTTACATGCGGTATTTAAAAATGACAAATGGAATTTTGATGCGTTTTTAGTGTTTAATGGGCAATTTGATTTTGAAGATTTAGCTCCTAGCCAGCAGTCCAGACCATATTTATTTGCTCAAGATGAGAACGGCAATCCTTATTCACCGCGATGGTACACTTTCAACTTTAGGTCCAATTATAAAATCAACGATACACTCACCGCAGTTGCAATTGTAGAAAATATTACGGACCAGCGATACAGGACGTATTCTTCTGGAATAGCAGCAGCTGGACGTAATTTAATACTGTCATTGCAATATGCTTTTTAA
- the recO gene encoding DNA repair protein RecO, translated as MLVKTPAIVLSTLKYSEADLIARLYTKELGTQSFILKGIRKTRKGKLRISFFQPLTQLVIETNYKGKGSLEYIKEAQVIHPYVYIHTSIVKSSITMFFSEVLSQILTEQQPDEELFEYLSSVFQYLDQAEEVANFSIKMLIDMSMFLGFQPDTSTMEKPYFNLLNGNFDDNGLQPHHLSITESNLLKQFLGTDFDQINQIKMHREERNALLNLVIDYFQIHLQIFKKPHSLSILKQLFDK; from the coding sequence ATGCTTGTAAAGACGCCAGCAATAGTACTGTCCACTTTAAAGTATAGTGAGGCAGATCTCATCGCAAGATTATATACTAAAGAATTAGGAACCCAATCCTTTATTCTAAAAGGAATTCGTAAAACTCGAAAAGGTAAACTACGTATTTCGTTTTTTCAACCACTCACGCAATTGGTAATAGAAACCAATTATAAAGGAAAAGGATCACTTGAATATATAAAAGAAGCACAAGTAATTCATCCTTACGTTTATATACACACCAGTATTGTGAAGAGCAGTATCACAATGTTTTTTTCTGAAGTATTATCTCAAATACTTACCGAACAGCAACCAGACGAAGAGTTGTTTGAATATTTATCTTCAGTTTTTCAGTATCTGGATCAAGCCGAAGAAGTAGCTAATTTTTCTATTAAGATGTTGATTGATATGTCCATGTTTTTAGGTTTTCAACCTGATACATCGACCATGGAAAAACCTTATTTCAATTTACTCAATGGAAATTTTGATGACAACGGTTTGCAGCCACATCATTTGTCGATAACTGAAAGCAATTTGCTAAAACAGTTCCTAGGCACAGATTTTGATCAAATAAATCAAATAAAGATGCATCGAGAAGAGCGTAATGCCCTATTAAATTTGGTCATTGACTATTTTCAGATACATTTGCAAATCTTTAAAAAACCTCATTCGTTATCCATATTAAAGCAACTTTTCGACAAGTGA
- the porZ gene encoding type IX secretion system anionic LPS delivery protein PorZ, which translates to MKKVVFFIFLAFNITSAQDFTDSWEGLFSFTTIVDIDESATAVYAASENAVFVYDLSSRTFTTLTTVNGLSGDEISQIHYSEDKSLLVIGYENGLLQIVDQNGDVTDVVAIKDKQVIPPDNKKVNEFLESGDLIYIATDFGIAIYNLERLEFDDTYFIGNNGEQVPVSSLEIFNGFLYAATLDASNNLRRAPIADPFLIDFMNWQQVNPDVWDEVIAFDAGLFAVTVGGFLAEFNGTTFANNITQFPSRVLDASATNDFLVFTLNNQIIIYDTSLSQFLTLINVNGESFEFTQAIVVGDDLFIGTEVNGMIRVNLLNQTDFEFIVADGPSRNAAFSIQTLPEELWVTYGSHDIFYTPDNAALGISHFVEGGWINYTNDDIDGLLSVPTITINPENPTDLVVHSMNNGLLDFIDGVASTRYGINNSSLTSILPPSTFFVRIPDGEYDSQGNLWVIQQQVDFALSRRNPSGNWTAFDVGSVFEEVPSGSSTTKLVITNDDKIIFGSTDGGLIGYDPTLDQFTRLTDEVSEGNLINPYVSALRIDQRNQLWIGSNLGLRVLFNVNSLFSDEIQDARSIIIEDTNGIPRELLQDEAVLDIEIDGNNNKWVATASSGAFLFSPSGRETLFQFTTDNSPLPTNSVNDIAIDEETGKVYFATNKGIVAFQGERSSKPQENLESIRVFPNPVRPGFDGNVTIDGLTERARVKITDIEGNLVYEAVSQGGSIPWDTRSFSGNKVASGVYLLFISTSDNIETTVSKVMIVR; encoded by the coding sequence ATGAAAAAAGTAGTATTCTTTATTTTTTTAGCTTTTAATATAACTAGTGCGCAAGATTTTACTGATTCTTGGGAAGGGTTATTCTCGTTTACTACAATAGTAGATATTGATGAGTCTGCTACTGCAGTTTATGCAGCTAGTGAAAATGCAGTTTTTGTTTACGACTTAAGCTCTCGCACATTTACTACATTGACTACAGTAAATGGGCTGAGCGGTGACGAGATAAGCCAGATTCATTATAGTGAAGATAAATCATTGCTGGTAATAGGTTATGAAAACGGACTGCTACAAATAGTCGACCAAAATGGAGATGTTACCGATGTAGTCGCCATCAAAGACAAACAAGTAATTCCACCAGATAATAAGAAAGTAAATGAATTCTTAGAGAGTGGTGACCTGATTTATATTGCGACAGATTTTGGTATTGCTATTTATAATCTAGAAAGACTTGAGTTTGATGACACCTATTTTATAGGAAATAATGGAGAACAAGTTCCTGTTTCTTCTCTAGAAATATTTAATGGCTTCTTATACGCTGCGACACTTGATGCTTCTAATAATTTAAGAAGAGCACCCATTGCAGACCCATTTCTGATTGATTTTATGAATTGGCAACAAGTTAATCCAGATGTTTGGGATGAAGTAATAGCTTTTGATGCTGGGCTATTTGCTGTAACAGTAGGAGGATTTCTTGCCGAGTTTAATGGTACTACGTTTGCAAATAATATTACTCAATTTCCATCACGAGTACTGGACGCTTCTGCGACAAATGATTTTTTAGTCTTTACACTCAACAATCAGATTATCATTTATGACACTTCTTTGAGTCAGTTTTTAACTTTAATTAATGTCAATGGAGAATCATTTGAGTTTACACAAGCAATAGTAGTAGGTGATGACCTTTTTATAGGAACAGAAGTAAATGGAATGATACGAGTGAACCTACTTAATCAAACCGACTTTGAATTTATAGTAGCAGATGGTCCTTCTAGAAACGCTGCTTTTTCTATCCAGACGTTGCCCGAAGAATTGTGGGTTACTTATGGTTCTCACGATATTTTCTATACACCTGATAATGCCGCGTTAGGAATAAGTCATTTTGTTGAAGGAGGATGGATCAATTACACTAATGATGATATTGATGGATTGCTAAGTGTTCCAACCATAACTATAAATCCGGAAAACCCTACAGACTTAGTAGTTCATTCTATGAATAATGGATTGTTAGACTTTATTGATGGTGTGGCTAGCACTCGATATGGCATAAATAATAGTTCGCTTACTAGTATTTTGCCACCATCTACTTTTTTTGTTAGAATACCAGATGGAGAATACGATTCTCAAGGAAATTTATGGGTGATACAGCAGCAAGTAGACTTTGCTTTGAGTAGAAGAAACCCATCTGGAAACTGGACAGCATTTGATGTGGGTTCTGTGTTTGAAGAAGTTCCAAGTGGCTCAAGTACTACTAAGTTGGTTATTACAAACGACGATAAAATAATTTTTGGTTCTACAGATGGTGGACTTATAGGTTATGATCCAACTCTTGACCAATTTACTAGACTGACCGATGAGGTTTCAGAAGGTAATCTTATTAACCCTTATGTAAGTGCTTTGAGAATAGATCAGCGCAACCAGTTATGGATTGGTTCTAATTTAGGTTTAAGAGTATTATTTAACGTAAACAGTTTATTTTCTGATGAGATCCAAGATGCTCGTTCTATCATTATAGAAGACACTAATGGTATTCCTAGAGAATTGCTACAAGATGAGGCGGTACTTGATATAGAAATAGATGGAAATAATAATAAATGGGTTGCTACTGCAAGCTCTGGAGCTTTCTTGTTTTCACCTTCGGGAAGAGAGACTTTATTTCAGTTTACAACAGATAATTCACCATTACCTACTAATTCTGTAAATGATATTGCCATTGATGAAGAAACAGGAAAAGTTTATTTTGCCACAAACAAAGGTATAGTTGCATTTCAAGGAGAACGATCTAGCAAACCTCAAGAAAACCTTGAAAGTATAAGAGTTTTTCCTAATCCAGTACGACCAGGTTTTGATGGTAACGTCACAATAGATGGTTTAACAGAGCGAGCAAGAGTTAAAATTACCGATATAGAAGGAAACCTAGTTTATGAAGCCGTTTCCCAAGGAGGAAGTATTCCCTGGGATACTAGAAGCTTTTCTGGAAACAAAGTAGCTTCTGGCGTTTATCTGTTATTTATTTCGACGAGTGATAATATAGAAACAACTGTTTCTAAAGTGATGATCGTAAGGTAA